The genomic window ATCAATGCCGCGAACAACGTCAGCAACAGCAAACCGCGCATTGAATATCGCGGCCTTTGCCATGAAGTTGAGTTCATTTTCATGGCCCTCCCTCGGCGGACGCACGAATTGGACGAAGGCGATGCAAACGCCCAATCGCCCAAAAGACGATGCCAGGGTCGCGGACCTTGCATCCGGTGCCCATAATCGCAACATCCTAACTAGCAACGACTTGCGATGCGACTGGGATACTTGGGCCAGTTTTGGACACATTCGGCAAAGAAACGATGTGTTCAGGGGCGGCCGCTTTTGCGAACGGCAGTGCGCTAATCGCCGCTCGCCGGGCATGAGCCGTACTCTTGGCGTAGGCGTTCATGGTCATTTCCAGGGACGAATGCCCTAGGATCGTTTGCACATCCTTCGGATTGGCACCACCGTCGATGGCCAGCGGGGTGAACGTGCCGCGAAAGGCATGGATGTCGACCGAGCCACCCGGCACCGCGTCCTCGATGCCCACACGCTTGCAGATCGCGTAAAAGCGACGAAGCAGCCGATGCCCCCAAGGTGTGCCTGCCTGAGTCACGAACACGTGACGTTTGCTGAACGCCCGCTCGATGGCCTCGGTGTCCTTTGCAGTGTTCCCGGTGCCAGGGCGGCGGAAGGGGGCTTCGTCGTGTAGCCGCTGGATCGTCGCTAGCATTTCTTCGTCGAGGGGAATTTCCCGTGGCCGGCCGGTCTTGGAGTTTTCCGCTCGGATGGAGACCACGGCCTTGTTGAAATCCACGTCGTCAAACGTCAACGACGCCAACTCCTGCCGGCGCATTCCCGTTGTGGCCAGCATTCGCCAGCATGGCTTGAGGTAGTCCGGGCTGGCCTCGAAAACCAACAGCAATTCCGACACGGTCATCACACGGTGCTGCTTCCGCTCTTTTCCCTTGGTCGGCAGCGGCTTGAGACTGGCCAGCGGATTCGAGCCGATGCGATTCGCTTGGACGCCCCAGGCCAGCATCGTGGTCAGCGTCCTGACCTCGATGTTGACTGTGCGCGGTGACACCTGAGCGAGCCGTTCCTCTCGGTAGTTGTTCACCACGGTCTCAGAGAGTTGGGATGCCTTCCGCACGGGCAGCGCCGTGAGAATCGCGTCGAGGGCCTGCTTGTAACGAGTGACGGTGGATGCGCGGACCGTCAGCCGACAATGGCGCTCATACGCCGGGCGCAGTTCGTCGAGCGTCACGTCATTGTCGACAATCCCAAAATCTTGGCGGTATGCCCGGGCTCGCAGGTCCGCGAGCATTCCGATGGCGTCGTCCACGTTCGAAGAAAGACGCTTCTGCATCATGTGCCCGCCGGCGCGGAACTTCGCGTAGTACGTTCGCCCTCGTTTCACCAAACCCGTAGGCAGTTTTCGTTGTCGTGCCATCGTTCAAGTCTCCTCTCGGAAAGGCTCGTGTTCACCAATGTCGCGCCAAGCGCCTCGATTCCAGTCATACCACTCAATAACCGTCCAATGCTCGCGACTAACGGACTTGAAGCTGCATCGGAAGTCGCGGTGGTAGTCTGATCCCTTGCGATTCGCCCAGGCTTCCATGCCTTTGATGTCCTGCAAGTTCTCATTGCTCGATGTGACGTAGTCGTCCCATGTGTGAGGAGCAACGTCCGGGGGAGCGCCAATGCGCCACAAGCCCCCATACGCTTCACTCGTTTGCCTGGCATTGAGAAAAACGACTTCACCAGTTTCCGGGTTTTGACCATTCGTGTTTGCGGTTTGTTCCCAAATTGGGGATGTTGTAAACCACGCTGCTGGTCGCACGTGATTGGGGACGCGAGCAGTTGCTTGCTTAATGATGCCTTCGTTTAGAATCGGCTTAATCCAAACTCCAACGGTGTAGTGCCATGCCATCGTTGGGATTGGTCGCTGCCGCTTCCGTGGCGCAGTTTTTTTCATACTTCACCTGTTGAAACGTGAATCTCAGAATCTTGCGGAACGAGGTACGCGAACGGCCGCAAATGACAACCACCGAACCAGCCCCCGCCGGACGCAGAATTGCCGGTGGTTTCCTCACGCATTGGTAGAAATTCGACCACACTTTTGGTAAATGCCCCTGCCGTCCGTGGCGATGGTAACGACGTGAGACGCAACTCTC from Planctomycetia bacterium includes these protein-coding regions:
- a CDS encoding site-specific integrase, producing the protein MARQRKLPTGLVKRGRTYYAKFRAGGHMMQKRLSSNVDDAIGMLADLRARAYRQDFGIVDNDVTLDELRPAYERHCRLTVRASTVTRYKQALDAILTALPVRKASQLSETVVNNYREERLAQVSPRTVNIEVRTLTTMLAWGVQANRIGSNPLASLKPLPTKGKERKQHRVMTVSELLLVFEASPDYLKPCWRMLATTGMRRQELASLTFDDVDFNKAVVSIRAENSKTGRPREIPLDEEMLATIQRLHDEAPFRRPGTGNTAKDTEAIERAFSKRHVFVTQAGTPWGHRLLRRFYAICKRVGIEDAVPGGSVDIHAFRGTFTPLAIDGGANPKDVQTILGHSSLEMTMNAYAKSTAHARRAAISALPFAKAAAPEHIVSLPNVSKTGPSIPVASQVVAS